The Sporocytophaga myxococcoides DSM 11118 genome segment GCACAAAGCCTCTTTATACATGTCCTCATCAGCATACACAGGCGGCAAAGGGTCCATTTTCCTTAACTCTTTCAAAAGTGATTTCACATATGGAGAATTTTTCAGATAGTCACCGTACTTTGCTGGAGGGGTATAATGCTCTACTTCATAATCTGCAAATTTTGCAGGATATAATCTTGCCAAGTTCAGTGAAAGAAAAATATCCTTTTCGACCTGGGTTAAATAGGTCACGTCTTTCGCAGTATTAGCCATAGCCAATTCCTCATCTGTCCATCCGGAGTTTCTAAAGGAAAAAAGACTAAATACAATAAATAAAAACCAAACAGATAATCTTTTCATTTTCTTAGATAAATAGAGCCGCTATAACCAACTTTTTCAAGGTTAGATAATATTTCGCAATTTCCGGCTTTTGTCATTTCAGACTTGAAAATTGCAACTTTTTCAAGACCGCCCATTTTTATATAATATTCAGTAATTTCAGCATTCTTAGGCTTCATTACTTCAGCTGCAATGAGGTAATTATACTTAAAATCTAACCTATGTTTTCTTTCTCTTGACTCCAACGTATCATATTGATCAAAAAGTTGAAAGTCTGACCCATTTTTTTTAACTGAATAATAAAAAAGTGCATCTCCAACTACTTTGCTTCCCGGAGAAATATTTTCACTAACGAAGGTATCTGCTAATTTAGGATCTCTTACTTTTCGGCTTGTTAATACCTGATCTGCTTTAACAACAGAATAAGTCAGATTAAAAATTAAAACTAAAAACACAGGTAAGGAATAAAACGCTTTTATTCCTCTTGCTTCTGGGACCAGAGACCAACTATAAAATATGATTATATAATAAAATGGAATGATAAAAGAGGAATAAGGTCCCCAATCCAAAACTATTAGGTAAAAGGAGAGAATAGCAATATGACTTATTACAACAACTGGCTTAAAATAAGTCTTGCCTTGTTTTATCATACCATATGTCAATGCAATGAAAGCAACAAAAATAAGACAGTATTCATGAGATGGGATATAAAGATTAGGACCAATGTAGTCTCCATTGGCTGAATTTGTAACTCCGTTTATTGTCAGGTAATAATTGACAAAAGCTCCAAATCCTCCAAATCCGATATATACCCATAATGGATATATCAATAAAAATGGTGAAGCCCAAAGAAAAGCTTTTTTATATTGTTTTTCTTTAAAAATATCTATCAAGAGAAATGTAAACAAGGGCAAAAGCACAACAATGGCTCTTGGAGTTGTAAGCAAAGACAATACACCTGCAATACCGCTGACCAATATATTTTTATTCCCACCTTTTAGAAAATAAAATATAGCAGTTAGACAAAAGCATAATGCCGTGAGGTCCATCCTACCTTGATGAAAAGCAAGACTGAAAAAAGGATCTGTAAGAATAGAAATAATCAAAATCTTATATCTCCATGATTCAGCAGCAACCTGGCTTTTAACAATTGAATAGGTAAGCCTCACACAAAGCAAACCGGACAATAAAGCAACAATTCTGAATTGCCCTATACCTAAACCGAAGAACTTCATTGATAAACCTGTAAGAAAAAAGTAAACAGGTCCGTAAGTAAGTGCCGGACGTCCGTTTCTTGCATACGATGCTATTTCAGGAACTAGACTTCCATTGTTTATAAAATTATCAGCTATACTCGCGAAATAAACCTCATCAAACCACGGCAGCGGCTGTATTTCAAGAGTAAAAAGATGATAGGCTATTATCAGCAGTAAAAAGCCAAAGAAAAGGTAATTGCTCAGGCGGTTCATTTCTATAAAGAAATATCTTCACTGCTATCTTTGTACCAGCCTGCATACTTCACATAGTTATTTGCAATCCGATTAATTATACCTTCCACATGTTCGCTTCCGGCATCTTTCACCTTTTTGGCCGGAACGCCCGCATAGATACTACCAGATTCTATTCTTGTATTTTCCAGAACCACTGCACCTGCTGCTATAATAGAGTTCCTTTCAACATACGCATGATCCATAATAATTGCACCCATACCAACAAGCACATTATCCTCAAGCGTGCAGCCATGAACTATTGCATGATGGCCGATAGAAACATTATTTCCGATTGTTGTTGCAGCCTTCTGATAAGTACAATGAACACAGGCACCATCCTGAATATTCACTTTGTTTCCTATTCTGATTGCATTTACATCTCCGCGAATTACAGCGTTAAACCAGACAGTGCAATCATCTCCCATCTTTACATCTCCAATGATAGTAGCATTTTCAGCTACATAGATATTTTCCCCGAACTCAGGTTTCTGACCATTTAAAGCTTTTATTATTGGCATCTTGAATTTTTGATTTAGGATAAATATATAAAATATAGAGCATAAAAAAACCTTCGGTGTACGCCGAAGGTTTTTCATATAACAAGCTTTTTAGCTTTAATGCATTACAGACTGTTAACGTTAAGCATTGAGACATCTTTAGATTCAAGCTTGGATTCTCCCATAAGGAATGTGTCAACGTGTCTTGCAGCTTCTCTACCTTCAGAGATCGCCCAAACTACCAGCGATTGACCTCTTCTCATATCTCCTGCAGAGAATACTTTCGGCACAGATGTCTGATATTTCTCGTTGCACTTAACATTTCCTCTTTCGTCATACTCCACGCCAAGCTCATTCAGCATACCTGAATGTTGCGGATGAAGGAATCCGATTGCAAGAAGAGCTAATTCGCAAGGAATGACTTTTTCAGTACCAGGCACTTCCTGATACTTTGGCATTTTGCCATCTTCAGGAGTACTCCAGCCCATTTCAGCGATTTTGATACCAGTAAGCTTACCATCGCTATCACCAACGAATTCTTTGGTAAATATCGCCCAGTTTCTGTTACATCCTTCTTCGTGAGAAGTAGAGGTTCTCAGAATCATTGGCCAGTTTGGCCAAGGCATGGTAGCATCTCTTTCTGCAGGAGGCTTAGGCAATAATTCAACCTGAGTGATTGATTTTGCTTTATGTCTGTTAGAAGTCCCAACACAGTCAGATCCTGTATCTCCACCACCTATTACAACAACATTTTTACCTGTAGCCCAGATCTCTTCTTCCGGTTTGAAAGTTTTTCCGCTTACACGGCCATTTTGCTGAGTAAGGAACTCCATTGCAAAATGAACGCCCTTAAGGTTTCTTCCAGGAATAGGTACATCTCTTGGTATTGTTGACCCTCCGGTAAGAACGATTGCATCAAATTCTTTCAACACATCTTTTACCTTCACATTGTCGCCAACGTTAGAGTTTGTTTTGAAGACAACTCCTTCGTCTTCCATCAACTTCACTCTTCTTTCAACTACCCACTTCTCTAATTTAAAGTCAGGAATACCGTAACGAAGAAGACCACCAATCTGATCAGCTCTTTCAAAAACAGTAACAGAATGTCCTGCTTTGTTCAGCTGAGCAGCAGTTGCAAGGCCTGCAGGACCAGACCCGATCACAGCTACCTTTTTACCCGTTCTTTCTTTTGGAGCTTTAGCTTTGATATAACCTTTAGCGAAAGCAACCTCCACTATATTTTTTTCGATCTCTTCGATCGTCACAGGAGGTTTGTTGATACCTAATACACAGGCTGCTTCACAAGGAGCTGGGCAAATTCTTCCTGTAAACTCAGGGAAGTTATTTGTAGAAAGAAGGATTTCAGCCGCTTCCTCCCAGTTCTTTTCATAAACTGCATCATTGAATTCAGGTATGATGTTGCCAAGAGGACAACCGCTGTGGCAGAAAGGTACGCCACAATTCATACATCTGGAGGCCTGAGTTTCTACCTTCTCAGTTCCGAATTCCAAATACAATTCTTTGTAATCACCGATCCTGTCTTTAGGATCTCTTTTCTTTGGCAGTTCTCTGCCGAATTCCATGAATCCCGTTGGCTTACCCATGTTGTACCAAGACCTCCTTGTCTGTAGTTCCCTTATTTAATTGTTTTCTTTTTAGTAGGACAGCTTTGTAATCTGTAGGCATTACTTTTACAAAGTCAGCAAGTGCACTGTCCCAGTTATTTAATATATTTTCAGCTACATCACTTCCTGTGAAAGTGTGATGATTTTTGATCAGTTCTTTTAGAGATGCTGCATCTTCGTCAGATATCTTGTCAAACTCAACCATTTCCATGTTGCATCTCGCAGGGAATTTCTTTTGCGGATCGTAAACATAAGCGATACCACCGCTCATACCTGCTGCAAAGTTTCTTCCTGTTTCTCCAAGAATGACAGCAATACCACCAGTCATGTATTCACAACCATGATCTCCAACTCCTTCTACAACTGCTTTAGCTCCTGAGTTACGCACGCAGAAACGCTCACCTGCTTGTCCTCTGATATAAGCATCTCCAGAAGTAGCTCCATAGAAGCAAACGTTTCCAACGATGATGTTATCACTTGGATTGAACTTCGAAGATTTATCCGGGTAAAGAATTAAGCGTCCTCCTGATAGTCCTTTTCCGAAGTAGTCATTTGATTCCCCTTCAAGTTCGAACTTGATACCAGGTGCTCCAAATGCTCCGAAGCTTTGACCGGCAGAACCTTTAAATTTATAGTGAACAGTTCCTGCTGGTAATCCTTGTCCTTTGTATCTCGTAGAGATTTCGTAGGAAAGCATCGTTCCTGCAGAACGATCAATATTGGTAATATTGAATTCTCCTGTAACTGGTTTTTGAGCATCTAATGCAGGTTTAGCCTGCTTGATCATCTCAAGATCAAGTATTGCATCGATACCATGATCCTGCTCCATCTGTTTGTAGATACCTACTTCAGGACCTGCAGGTGCCTTGAACAGGATTGCAGAAAGATCGATGTTCTTATGCTTCCAGTGAGTAATGTTATCACGTACTTCGAGCTTATCTACCTGACCGATCATTTCGTTGATCGTTCTGAAGCCAAGCTCTGCCATGATTTCTCTTAGTTCAGTTGCCATGAAAGTGAAAAGATTCACTACATGCTCAGGTTTTCCTGTAAACAATGCTCTAAGTTCTTTATCCTGAGTTGCAACACCAACCGGGCAAGTATTCAGATGGCATTTACGCATGATGATACAACCTGTAGAAACAAGTGCCGCTGTTGCAACACCCCACTCTTCAGCACCAAGAAGTGCTGCGATTGCAAGGTCTCTTCCCGTTTTCATCTGGCCGTCTGCCTGAACAGTGATACGGCTTCTTAAATTATTTCTTACAAGAGTCTGGTGAGCTTCAGCAAGACCCAGCTCCCAAGGCAGACCAGCATGTTTGATAGAACTTATTGGAGAAGCTCCAGTTCCACCATCATGACCCGCGATAAGAACTACGTCTGAGTGTGCTTTTGCTACACCGGCAGCGATTGTTCCAACACCAGCTTCAGAAACAAGTTTCACGTTGATTCTTGCTTTCGGATTCGAATTTTTAAGGTCGAAGATCAGCTGAGCAAGGTCTTCAATAGAATAGATATCGTGGTGAGGAGGAGGAGAAATAAGACCTACTCCAGGAGTAGAGTGTCTTACACGACCTATCCAGTCATCCACTTTATGACCAGGAAGCTGACCACCTTCACCAGGTTTAGCACCCTGAGCCATTTTAATTTGTAATTCATCCGCATTAGCAAGATAGTAGCTGGTAACACCAAATCTTCCTGATGCAACTTGTTTTATAGCAGATCTTTCCCAGTCTCCGTTTGCCTTTTTCTCAAACCTGATTTCATCTTCTCCACCTTCTCCGCAATTGCTCTTTCCGCCGATTCTGTTCATGGCGATAGCAAGAGTTGAGTGGGCTTCGTGAGAAATAGATCCGAAAGACATAGCACCAGTAGCAAAGCGTTTGAAAATGCTTTCCATTGGCTCCACTTCACTTAAAGGAATCGGATCGTTGCTTGTTTTGAATTTTAGTAAGCTTCTTAATGTAGCAGCTTTATCACTTTGGTCATTGATCAGTTTTGCATATTTCTTGTAAACCTGATAATCACCTGTTTTTGTAGCCTGCTGTAATAAGTGAATTGTCTGAGGATTGAATAAGTGGAATTCACCTCTACGCTTCCACTGATAAATACCCCCTACTTCAAGTTTCGGATTGTAGACCGGAGTCTCAGGGAATGCAGTTTCGTGCTTTAATAAAGCCTCTTTTGCAATTCCGTCTAAAGTAAGACCCCCGATTCTAGAAACTGTATTAGTAAAGTATTTGTCGATTACTTCTTTATGAATACCAAGCGCTTCGAAGATCTGAGCACCTTGGTAGGACTGAAGTGTTGAAATACCCATTTTAGAGAACACTTTCAACAAGCCTTCATTAATTGCTTTGATATAGTTATAGAATAACTTCTCTTCAGGAAGATCAACTTTAAGAATGTTTTTATTCTTAAGGTCAATAATACTTTCAAATGCCAGATAAGGGTTAACAGCAGAAGCACCAAAGCTGATAAGAGTAGCAAAGTGATGAACTTCCCATGCATCTCCAGCTTCAACTACGATACCTACTTTTCCTCTAAGGCCTTTTCTCATCAAATGATGGTGAACTGCGGCTGTAGCAAGAAGAGAAGGAATTGCAGCATGGCTTGTATCAACACTTCTGTCAGAAAGAAGGATAATTGAGAATCCATCTTCTACAGCATCTGCAGCATATTGACAAATTCTGTTAAGCGCTTTTTCAAGCGTTCCAGGTTTATCTTCTGCTTTGAAGAAAATATTGATAGTTTTTGTCTGGAAGTATGCCTGATCCAGGTATCTTAATTTCTCAAGATCTTTGTTTGTAAGAATTGGCTGACTTAGCTCAACTTGTCTGCAGTGAAGAGGAGACTCCTCAAGAAGGTTAAGAGAACCACCAACATAAGACACCAATGACATAACCATCTTTTCACGGATAGGGTCAATTGGAGGGTTGGTCACCTGAGCAAACAATTGCTTGAAGTAGTGAGATAAGTGTTGGCTCTGATCAGAAAGGATAGCAAGAGGAGCATCGGTACCCATAGATCCGATAGGCTCTTTTCCTGTTGCAGCCATTTCTGCGATGATTGTTTTAAGATCTTCTTTGCTGTAACCAAAAGCCTGTTGTCTTTTTAACAAAGTGCTTTCGTCAGGCTGATGGAATGTCCCAAGAGGCTCCGGAAGGTCCTTAATCTTTATTTTATTTTTAAGCCACTCTTTATATGGCTTGCTTGTGCAGATTTCTTTCTTCAGATCCTCGTCGCTGATGATTTTACCTTGTTCAAGGTCAACAACGAACATTTTTCCAGGCTGAAGTCTACCTTTCTTCACGATTTTAGCCGGATCCACATCAACAACACCAGCCTCAGATGCCATTATTACAATATCATCCTCAGTTACACACCATCTGGATGGCCTTAAACCGTTTCTATCCAGTGTAGCACCAACAATTTTACCATCTGTGAAAGATATAGAAGCAGGACCATCCCATGGCTCCATAAGCGCTGCATGATACTCGTAGAAACCTTTCTTCTCTTCGCTCATGTCCTTATTGCCATCCCAAGCTTCAGGAACAAGCATCATCATAACATGAGGTAGAGATCTTCCGCTAAGAACAAGAAGTTCTATAGCATTATCAAGGTTAGCAGAGTCAGAAGCAGTAGAGTCACAGATAGGCAGGATCATGTCCAGCTCTTCTCTGGTAAAGTATTTAGATTCAAAACCAGCTTCCTGAGCTCTCATCCAGTTAACATTACCTTTTACAGTATTGATCTCACCATTGTGAGCGATGTATCTGAAAGGTTGTGCAAGTCTGAATGATGGGAAAGTATTGGTAGAGAACCTTGAGTGAACTACTGCAATTGCAGATATAACTCTTTTATTCTGAAGGTCAGGAAAAAAAGATCTTACCTGTGCGGTCATCAACTGACCTTTGTAAACGATTGTTTTGTAAGACAATGACACAATATGAAAGGCGTCATTGATATTAGGAAGCTGGAAAGTTTCCCTTACGATTCTGGTAGTGTAATTTCTCAGGATAAACAGCTTTCTCTCAAAATCGTCGCTGGTTTTGATGCTGTCAGGCTTTTGAACAAATACCTGTTCCATAGTCGGCTCCACTGCAATAGCGCTTGGACCGATCTCTGAATTGTTTGTAGGAAGTTTTCTGTAACCAAGCAAAGTCAATCCTAGTTTTTCAATATTTCTATTGAGGATCGCTCGGCAATCTTCACGAAGCTTCTCATCCTTAGGAAAGAAAACAGTTCCCACACCGTACTGTCCGAATGGCGGAAGCTTAATTCCGATCTTGACACACTCGTCTACGAAAAACTCGTGCGGAACCTGGATAAGAATACCCGCTCCATCACCCGTGTTGTTTTCGCAACCACACGCCCCTCTATGCTCCATTCTTGCAAGCATTTTGAGAGCATTATCAACGATCTCATGGGATTTTCTTCCCTTCACGTTGGCGACAAATCCGATACCGCATGAGTCACGCTCAAAGCTGGAATCGTACAATCCAGAAGTTTCTTGTTCTGCCATTAACCTGAAATTATTTTCCAACAATCTGTATTATGATATTTCTAAATTTTAGTGGGATCTTCTTAACGATAACGTGTTAATCTTTACCTGAATAATCTAAAATTGGTTCCAAATCCCATTTCAGGGGTTCTGAAAATGGGTCTTCTTATCAAAGTTACCTCAAATTATCCAAGAAAAGACTTACAAATCCCCCCGATTTCTTACATCTATCTTTTGATATCTTTTATCGACCTGATCAAACATTTTAAAGGCAGTTTTTTTCAAAGACGACTGATTAAATATAAAAAAAAAATGTTAAAAAAACCAGCAATTTTGGATTATTAAAGCCAGGAAATTTAATATTTCCGAAAAAACCAATATTATCTTGGATTATTTTTAGATTTTTTTTAATTATTGTGGCACTAAAATAGCAGCAATTAGTCTATTAATTTTATAGAATATATGCTCCAAAAAAGCGCTCATCAAGTGATAAATAAGATTGAACATCTACCAAACAATAGGTAAAAAATAGATAGAAATCTTAAAATTATTATAAATATTCTCTTACTACTTACAATTAAAAATAATGTAGGTTAAAAAATTACTTTATAAAAATCACATAGTTAACAATTTGTGAAAATGATTATAAGATTTTATGGTTTCCTCACATTGCATCAAATAGAATTCAAGCACGCCGGTAACAGGGCCTGATTTAACCTCCGAAACCTTATCAAATGAGATTTGATTATCATCATCAACAGATATGACGATAAGCTCAGAAGATGGCTTTAAATACACTTTTTGAGCAGTTTTGCCTGAAATCTTCCTTACAGTATTAAATTTCATATCCAGCAGATAAACATCATTGTCAGAAATTCTCTGAGATGGATTTGAAAATTTGAGAGTTGAGAGAAATACCTGCTCCTCTTCCTTTAGCCTTTTTCTTGCAATATTCCACGCACCGGTCTGATTAATAGACAGCTGATAGTTAATAGATGTTTCCTCTGATTTCGAAGCCTTGCTACTTCTACCTTTTTCAGCAACTATATATTCCTCGCGGCTTTGCAGCAGCTCTTCTCTAAAAGGAGTAATGAGAGTTTTAAAGCTTCTGCCTTCATTGTTAGATAAAACAAGCTGATATACCTTATTTTTTTTATCAATAAGTTTAAGTTGGGTTTTGGTCCATAAAACCTTAAATGCCCAGGAATTCTTTCTCGGATCTATTTTATCGTTGTTACCAATATACGCCCATTTTAAATCCTTAAATTCATTTAATTCAGGATAATCGTTCTGGTCAATTTCGAGGTCAAAAAGAAACAAATCCTCTTTACGTAATCTTACTTTAGATAGGTATTTTTGATTTCCCACCTCAAATGCCGGTAGTTTTTCTGCTGAATAAGCATCTGAATATTGCCAAACAAGATTAAGAGTATCAAAATGATAAACTCCATAATCCGAAGTCAAAGGTGTAGGAGCTGTATATTTCAAATCGATTTTACTTCCTGATGACAGAAATACTGGTTGATTTCTTACGAATGCTTTAATTTCAATAACCTCTGCAGTTTCAAGAAGCCTTTCACCTGTAGAATCATAATTCATTGGAAGGCCACTTAAAAAGATATCCGCAGCATTATCCAGCTGTCTGTATTTTATCAATACTCTCTCATTTATCACTTCACCGCTTTTGTCAATAAAAGCTTTTGCGGGAATGACAATTTTTGTTCCTCTTTGAGAAATGAATTCTCCACCTTCTTCTCCAAATATTTCGAACGTTTCATAGGGGACGTTCACTTTTTCAAATGGTGCTATTACCACCGGTGTTTCTTTCTTTACTAAGTAATAAAAAACCCCGGCCCAACCTAAAAAGGCCAGCAATAATAATAGATACCAATTTCTGACTACTTTTTTCATCTTTTAATCTGGTAGCAATACAAATAACCATCATAGCTGCTTATAAGCAGCTCTTTTTTATTATCTCCGTCAACATCGACAAACAGCGGAGAACACTCTGAACCGCGGGAAAAGGAAAATACTTTCTGAATACTTCCATCTATACCTAAAAAAGCAAGTTTACCAGATTCCATAGGAACTATTACCTGACTGGCACCCTTTTCAAGAGCATCTTCTACAATCGGGGTGGCAGTGATTTTACCCTCTATCGCTGAATATTTTATGTCCCCTGTATCAAAATTCAATACGCTTATTCCATTTTCATGACATACGATCAGTTTATTTTCCGGAAGCATCACCGGAAGCGCATCCGAAATCCAGTGTGAAAATGCAAACTCGAATTGCTTTTTGCCAGCCTTATCTAACAAAAGGATAGATTTTCCAGAAGTTATCCCAAAGTAATTCTTTCCTTTATATTTGATAGTGACGGGCGATTGGGTTGTGCCAAAGAAAAAAGTATTGTATTTCCAAAGCTCTTCACCATTTGATCCGTCTATAGCATAAACAATACCATCTTTAGACGTAACTAATATGTCTAAAACATCATCGTTATCAATATCATAAGTAAGTGGCTTGCACATAAAGCCCGATCCATTTTTAAAATGGGCTGCTATACGAAACACAAACCTGTTTTGAGTTTGCTCCCAGCCATTGAAGCCTTCCTGTTTGAAACTCCAGAGCTTTTTGCCGTTTACGCCATTATACGCTGCAATTTCTCCCGTTTCTGTTGCAAAAACAGGATCTTTGACATTATCACCATTAATATTGATCAAAGCAGGTGCTGATTCTATATCCCCTGATGCCGGCATACTCCACAGTAACTTTCCAGTTGTTGAATAGCAGAATATCTCATCATTATCATTCCCAAAAAATAGCCTGCCATTATGAATTCCAAGCCCATTAACATCTTCATCACCAAAACCTTCCTTTTCTATATGTTTTAAAACAGCTCCGGTTTTAGCATTTAAAAAATAAACACCATTATTCTTATCTGTTACAGAATAATCTGCATAATGCATTCCATTTGAACCCACTATGATATTGCTATTACAATATGAAATATTTGTCCGATAAGATGTCCCCCCGATGAATCTTTTCCATTTTAAGCCAAAAAAATCACTTAAATCCTCAAGTCGGTTAAAGGAAGTTTCATTACTGCTTATTTGAGTAAATACGAAAAATAATAAGACTGTAATAATGAGATTCTTTCTCATACGAGGATTTAAAAAGCCTAATATATTAATAATAAGATAATTACAAAAACTCCCTGTATTTTAACATATTCCTTTTACGCTAAAAAAATTTTCCGGTTTTGAAAACCCTCAGTAATTGCGCCAGCAGGAATATTTTCTCTTGAAAAAAGCCAATTCTTAATTTCGAATTTAAAGATAATAAATTGATGTCTAAACACATCATTCCGCCTCCCTCAACTTTTCAATAAATTATCCATAAGAAAACCACAATTCAATCTGAATACCTTCTAGAAGAAAAAAGTCACTGGCACTCCTAAAAGAAATCGGTCAAGATTTAAAAGAACTACCAGCAAAGGGTACTTACACAGACCTATCCAATATAATAACTCATAAATTAAAAAAATGTTTATTCATCAATTTCTGAATCCTGGATCTCAGTCCGGTAGTGATGCTTGACAAAATTGCACCAATAGCATTCCTCTTTATTACAACCTTGTGTAAATTCCAGATTCATAATTTTATCGTAAGTCGTTTTAATCTGTCCTTTAACTATTTCTACATCTTCAGGCAGTACAAAAACTTTCTCCTTGATAAACTCTTTTTTACTGTCTTTCTGAAGGAAATCTAT includes the following:
- a CDS encoding glutamate synthase subunit beta, producing the protein MGKPTGFMEFGRELPKKRDPKDRIGDYKELYLEFGTEKVETQASRCMNCGVPFCHSGCPLGNIIPEFNDAVYEKNWEEAAEILLSTNNFPEFTGRICPAPCEAACVLGINKPPVTIEEIEKNIVEVAFAKGYIKAKAPKERTGKKVAVIGSGPAGLATAAQLNKAGHSVTVFERADQIGGLLRYGIPDFKLEKWVVERRVKLMEDEGVVFKTNSNVGDNVKVKDVLKEFDAIVLTGGSTIPRDVPIPGRNLKGVHFAMEFLTQQNGRVSGKTFKPEEEIWATGKNVVVIGGGDTGSDCVGTSNRHKAKSITQVELLPKPPAERDATMPWPNWPMILRTSTSHEEGCNRNWAIFTKEFVGDSDGKLTGIKIAEMGWSTPEDGKMPKYQEVPGTEKVIPCELALLAIGFLHPQHSGMLNELGVEYDERGNVKCNEKYQTSVPKVFSAGDMRRGQSLVVWAISEGREAARHVDTFLMGESKLESKDVSMLNVNSL
- the gltB gene encoding glutamate synthase large subunit; translated protein: MAEQETSGLYDSSFERDSCGIGFVANVKGRKSHEIVDNALKMLARMEHRGACGCENNTGDGAGILIQVPHEFFVDECVKIGIKLPPFGQYGVGTVFFPKDEKLREDCRAILNRNIEKLGLTLLGYRKLPTNNSEIGPSAIAVEPTMEQVFVQKPDSIKTSDDFERKLFILRNYTTRIVRETFQLPNINDAFHIVSLSYKTIVYKGQLMTAQVRSFFPDLQNKRVISAIAVVHSRFSTNTFPSFRLAQPFRYIAHNGEINTVKGNVNWMRAQEAGFESKYFTREELDMILPICDSTASDSANLDNAIELLVLSGRSLPHVMMMLVPEAWDGNKDMSEEKKGFYEYHAALMEPWDGPASISFTDGKIVGATLDRNGLRPSRWCVTEDDIVIMASEAGVVDVDPAKIVKKGRLQPGKMFVVDLEQGKIISDEDLKKEICTSKPYKEWLKNKIKIKDLPEPLGTFHQPDESTLLKRQQAFGYSKEDLKTIIAEMAATGKEPIGSMGTDAPLAILSDQSQHLSHYFKQLFAQVTNPPIDPIREKMVMSLVSYVGGSLNLLEESPLHCRQVELSQPILTNKDLEKLRYLDQAYFQTKTINIFFKAEDKPGTLEKALNRICQYAADAVEDGFSIILLSDRSVDTSHAAIPSLLATAAVHHHLMRKGLRGKVGIVVEAGDAWEVHHFATLISFGASAVNPYLAFESIIDLKNKNILKVDLPEEKLFYNYIKAINEGLLKVFSKMGISTLQSYQGAQIFEALGIHKEVIDKYFTNTVSRIGGLTLDGIAKEALLKHETAFPETPVYNPKLEVGGIYQWKRRGEFHLFNPQTIHLLQQATKTGDYQVYKKYAKLINDQSDKAATLRSLLKFKTSNDPIPLSEVEPMESIFKRFATGAMSFGSISHEAHSTLAIAMNRIGGKSNCGEGGEDEIRFEKKANGDWERSAIKQVASGRFGVTSYYLANADELQIKMAQGAKPGEGGQLPGHKVDDWIGRVRHSTPGVGLISPPPHHDIYSIEDLAQLIFDLKNSNPKARINVKLVSEAGVGTIAAGVAKAHSDVVLIAGHDGGTGASPISSIKHAGLPWELGLAEAHQTLVRNNLRSRITVQADGQMKTGRDLAIAALLGAEEWGVATAALVSTGCIIMRKCHLNTCPVGVATQDKELRALFTGKPEHVVNLFTFMATELREIMAELGFRTINEMIGQVDKLEVRDNITHWKHKNIDLSAILFKAPAGPEVGIYKQMEQDHGIDAILDLEMIKQAKPALDAQKPVTGEFNITNIDRSAGTMLSYEISTRYKGQGLPAGTVHYKFKGSAGQSFGAFGAPGIKFELEGESNDYFGKGLSGGRLILYPDKSSKFNPSDNIIVGNVCFYGATSGDAYIRGQAGERFCVRNSGAKAVVEGVGDHGCEYMTGGIAVILGETGRNFAAGMSGGIAYVYDPQKKFPARCNMEMVEFDKISDEDAASLKELIKNHHTFTGSDVAENILNNWDSALADFVKVMPTDYKAVLLKRKQLNKGTTDKEVLVQHG
- a CDS encoding CAP domain-containing protein; the encoded protein is MKRLSVWFLFIVFSLFSFRNSGWTDEELAMANTAKDVTYLTQVEKDIFLSLNLARLYPAKFADYEVEHYTPPAKYGDYLKNSPYVKSLLKELRKMDPLPPVYADEDMYKEALCLAKEQAKSGKMGHERKRCELTYQGECCSYGMDTGRDIVMQLLIDEKIKSLGHRKICLGNFSKMGTAAGSHPKTGTCAVLDFH
- a CDS encoding PQQ-binding-like beta-propeller repeat protein; the protein is MRKNLIITVLLFFVFTQISSNETSFNRLEDLSDFFGLKWKRFIGGTSYRTNISYCNSNIIVGSNGMHYADYSVTDKNNGVYFLNAKTGAVLKHIEKEGFGDEDVNGLGIHNGRLFFGNDNDEIFCYSTTGKLLWSMPASGDIESAPALININGDNVKDPVFATETGEIAAYNGVNGKKLWSFKQEGFNGWEQTQNRFVFRIAAHFKNGSGFMCKPLTYDIDNDDVLDILVTSKDGIVYAIDGSNGEELWKYNTFFFGTTQSPVTIKYKGKNYFGITSGKSILLLDKAGKKQFEFAFSHWISDALPVMLPENKLIVCHENGISVLNFDTGDIKYSAIEGKITATPIVEDALEKGASQVIVPMESGKLAFLGIDGSIQKVFSFSRGSECSPLFVDVDGDNKKELLISSYDGYLYCYQIKR
- a CDS encoding ArnT family glycosyltransferase; the protein is MNRLSNYLFFGFLLLIIAYHLFTLEIQPLPWFDEVYFASIADNFINNGSLVPEIASYARNGRPALTYGPVYFFLTGLSMKFFGLGIGQFRIVALLSGLLCVRLTYSIVKSQVAAESWRYKILIISILTDPFFSLAFHQGRMDLTALCFCLTAIFYFLKGGNKNILVSGIAGVLSLLTTPRAIVVLLPLFTFLLIDIFKEKQYKKAFLWASPFLLIYPLWVYIGFGGFGAFVNYYLTINGVTNSANGDYIGPNLYIPSHEYCLIFVAFIALTYGMIKQGKTYFKPVVVISHIAILSFYLIVLDWGPYSSFIIPFYYIIIFYSWSLVPEARGIKAFYSLPVFLVLIFNLTYSVVKADQVLTSRKVRDPKLADTFVSENISPGSKVVGDALFYYSVKKNGSDFQLFDQYDTLESRERKHRLDFKYNYLIAAEVMKPKNAEITEYYIKMGGLEKVAIFKSEMTKAGNCEILSNLEKVGYSGSIYLRK
- a CDS encoding gamma carbonic anhydrase family protein; translation: MPIIKALNGQKPEFGENIYVAENATIIGDVKMGDDCTVWFNAVIRGDVNAIRIGNKVNIQDGACVHCTYQKAATTIGNNVSIGHHAIVHGCTLEDNVLVGMGAIIMDHAYVERNSIIAAGAVVLENTRIESGSIYAGVPAKKVKDAGSEHVEGIINRIANNYVKYAGWYKDSSEDISL